One genomic segment of Tubulanus polymorphus chromosome 4, tnTubPoly1.2, whole genome shotgun sequence includes these proteins:
- the LOC141903073 gene encoding ras GTPase-activating protein-binding protein 2-like, translating to MVMETPTPQCVGREFVRQYYTMLHEAPQYLHRFYSQNSSFVHGGVEKPGEEQPPVMGQSEIHKKVMSLNFRDCHAKIRQVDSQATVGSAVVIQVTGELSNNGQPMRRFMQTFVLAPQSPKKYYVHNDIFRYQDEVFSDSDEEKDEEELIDSETEILETASQPDEVQEMPISSYEQQVNPPIMSNGTSHLIDGPVDTSQSDIDPEPITISTAGAPCVEDVVPVVPVEPEVDEEPEEEKQREEEPPTVIIGKEEELETEPLSEQDMQEAPKTFSWAAMASKTPSAGGSSAPITVPAVSNKPVPAAPSKPAAVAASEVVKTTEETNNAPQPQRPPRSARERSGAIRERGSQGGSVGRGESGEIDESRKQRWPDHHQLFVGNLPLDTTVEELRTYFEDFGKVVDVRINTKGTDKKHYGFISFEQARLVNEILKNRKDLKKFRKDYPRLNVEEKKPRSDLGRPGSGLRPNMRGGSMGLGRGGGMRGGMRGGMSIGGNPRADTRGGRGGPPGTGGGFNGPPRR from the exons ATGGTCATGGAAACGCCCACTCCACAATGTGTTGGTCGTGAATTTGTGAGGCAATATTATACAATGCTTCACGAGGCGCCGCAGTATCTTCATAG GTTTTATAGTCAGAATTCCAGTTTTGTACACGGCGGTGTTGAGAAACCTGGTGAAGAACAGCCTCCTGTAATGGGACAATCG GAAATACATAAGAAGGTGATGTCATTGAACTTCAGAGATTGTCACGCTAAGATCAGACAGGTTGATAGTCAGGCTACTGTTGGTAGTGCTGTGGTTATACAG GTAACCGGTGAACTATCTAATAACGGTCAACCGATGAGACGCTTCATGCAAACGTTCGTTCTCGCTCCTCAATCGCCGAAGAAATATTACGTGCATAACGACATATTTCGATACCAGGACGAAGTTTTCTCCGATTCTGATGAAGAGAAAGATGAAGAGGAACTGATTG ATTCTGAGACTGAGATTCTGGAAACGGCGTCGCAGCCCGACGAAGTGCAAGAAATGCCGATTTCTAGCTACGAACAGCAAGTGAATCCGCCGATCATGAG CAATGGAACGTCTCATTTGATCGATGGTCCCGTTGACACGTCTCAGTCCGATATCGATCCCGAACCGATAACGATCTCAACCGCCGGCGCCCCCTGCGTGGAGGACGTCGTTCCGGTTGTTCCCGTAGAACCGGAGGTCGATGAAGAGCCTGAGGAGGAGAAACAACGAGAGGAGGAACCGCCGACTGTCATCATCGGTAAAGAGGAAGAACTAGAAACTGAACCGCTTTCTGAACAGGACATGCAAG AGGCTCCGAAAACGTTCTCATGGGCAGCGATGGCGAGTAAGACACCATCGGCGGGAGGAAGCAGTGCTCCGATTACTGTACCTGCTGTGTCTAATAAACCGGTACCTGCAGCACCGAGTAAACCTGCTGCCGTAGCTGCATCTGAAGTGGTGAAAACGACGGAGGAGACGAATAATGCACCACAACCTCAAAGACCACCAAG GTCAGCACGTGAGAGATCGGGAGCTATAAGAGAACGTGGTAGTCAGGGTGGTAGTGTTGGTAGAGGAGAATCTGGGGAGATTGATGAAAGTAGAAAACAGCGATGGCCCGATCATCATCAGTTGTTCGTCGGTAATTTACCGTTGGACACGACAGTAGAGGAACTACGAACTTATTTTGAAG ATTTTGGAAAGGTTGTCGATGTACGAATAAATACTAAAGGCACGGATAAAAAG caTTATggttttatatcatttgaaCAAGCGAGACTCGTCAATGAAATACTTAAAAATAGA AAAGATTTAAAGAAATTCCGTAAAGATTACCCTCGGTTAAACGTGGAAGAGAAGAAACCTCGCAGTGATCTCGGACGCCCGGGTAGCGGACTCAGGCCGAACATGCGCGGAGGTAGTATGGGATTAGGACGCGGTGGAGGTATGAGAGGAGGTATGCGTGGAGGTATGTCTATCGGAGGTAACCCTCGAGCGGATACTCGCGGAGGACGAGGCGGTCCCCCCGGTACGGGCGGTGGTTTTAACGGACCACCGAGGCGTTAA